One stretch of Paramormyrops kingsleyae isolate MSU_618 chromosome 4, PKINGS_0.4, whole genome shotgun sequence DNA includes these proteins:
- the ripk1l gene encoding receptor-interacting serine/threonine-protein kinase 1, protein MAVASESICMTSADLIKKAPLDFGCFGQVYLCYHKTHGQVVQKTVYTGYPPNDKYKKSLMEEGRILHKLNHKRIVKLLGLIMEDGAYSLVMEFISRGNLLAMLDRVDVPVSIKGRIILDILDGMVYLSQNDIIHKDLKPDNILVDEDFHIKIADLGLATCQSWSKLTKEESRNKSRLGQRTCGTTAGTLSYMAPEHLMSIHARSSEKSDVYSFAIVVWVVLTRKQPYENALNEDQVCACVRLGNRPDENLIPQSTPAEMVTLMKNCWQQNPEQRPTFTESYESFKKFYKNGLEKNVEKDIPQLMAKYKGPEDFLEKMKSLSLDSFNLQGDCPTSLKSSDMPVEASIEDLHAIANAEQLYQGDAMPVSNLEVKLEQEFNYHKHGSYNYPDRPDAGPPRPSVEIGREDRREVPWRARPPLHVSTVQSWTKNDPHSGGTVENFSSFSNQSTPSPSVVAPPMGSPDWSPLYQYAPQHEQAQLHSIPIPESESPDSSTGYKSVFLSNAKGVQIGDNNRLFIGCQDFSLPSLPSNGSNSMYQELLLKFEDCPVTEEHLEMLRQNIGINWRQCVRRLGLTDVEVETIEHDYVREGLNEMVYQALGRWKMKEGYVGCTMGKLCRALQGVVKAELLHKLLEICRSPQSP, encoded by the exons ATGGCTGTAGCATCGGAGTCCATCTGCATGACGTCTGCAGACCTTATCAAAAAGGCTCCCTTGGACTTTGGTTGCTTTGGACAGGTTTACCTGTGCTACCACAAGACGCACGGCCAGGTGGTCCAGAAGACCGTCTACACGGGATACCCACCGAACGA TAAGTACAAAAAGTCTCTGATGGAGGAGGGTCGTATCTTGCACAAACTGAACCATAAGCGGATCGTCAAGCTTCTGGGCCTGATCATGGAGGACGGGGCCTATTCATTGGTCATGGAGTTCATCTCTAGAGGCAACCTGCTGGCTATGCTGGACAGG GTTGACGTACCAGTCTCCATAAAGGGGAGGATCATTCTGGACATCCTTGATGGAATGGTGTACTTATCACAGAATGACATCATTCACAAAGACCTGAAACCAGACAATATACTGGTAGATGAGGATTTCCATATCAAG ATTGCGGATCTGGGCCTCGCCACGTGCCAGAGCTGGAGCAAGCTGACCAAGGAGGAGTCGCGCAATAAGAGCCGCTTGGGCCAGCGGACTTGTGGCACCACGGCGGGGACTCTCAGCTACATGGCCCCCGAGCATCTGATGAGCATCCATGCCCGCTCCTCTGAGAAGTCCGACGTCTACAGCTTTGCCATTGTTGTTTGGGTGGTGCTTACCAGAAAACAGCCTTATGAGA ATGCCCTAAACGAAGACCAGGTATGTGCGTGCGTCCGTTTGGGGAACCGCCCCGACGAGAATCTCATTCCACAATCCACTCCGGCTGAGATGGTGACGCTGATGAAGAACTGCTGGCAGCAGAACCCGGAGCAGCGTCCAACGTTTACAG AAAGCTATgagtcatttaaaaaattttacAAGAATGGCTTAGAGAAAAACGTGGAAAAAGATATACCACAGCTTATG GCAAAGTATAAAGGTCCAGAGGATTTCCTGGAGAAGATGAAATCCCTGTCTCTGGACTCTTTTAATCTGCAGGGAG ACTGTCCCACCTCCCTGAAGAGCTCCGACATGCCCGTGGAGGCCAGCATCGAGGACCTTCACGCCATCGCCAACGCTGAGCAGCTCTACCAGGGCGATGCCATGCCCGTTAGCAACCTGGAGGTTAAGCTGGAACAGGAGTTTAACTACCACAAGCACGGCAGCTATAACTACCCCGACCGGCCCGACGCAGGACCTCCTCGGCCGTCTGTTGAGATTGGCAGGGAGGACCGGAGGGAGGTTCCGTGGCGAGCACGGCCCCCACTGCATGTGTCCACTGTGCAGTCATGGACCAAGAATGACCCACATTCTGGGGGAACCGTGGAGAACTTCTCCTCATTCAGCAATCAGTCAACACCCAGTCCCAGTGTGGTGGCCCCTCCCATGGGCTCCCCTGACTGGAGCCCTCTGTACCAGTATGCACCACAGCATGAGCAGGCCCAGCTCCATTCGATACCAATCCCAGAATCTGAAAGTCCAGACTCGTCCACGGGATACAAATCAG TGTTCCTAAGTAATGCAAAGGGGGTCCAAATTGGTGACAACAACCGTCTTTTTATTGGATGTCAAGACTTCAGTCTGCCCAGCCTTCCGTCCAATGGAAGCAATTCCATGTATCAGGAGCTTCTCCTGAAGTTTG AGGACTGCCCTGTGACGGAGGAGCATCTAGAAATGCTGCGGCAGAACATCGGGATCAACTGGAGGCAGTGCGTCCGGCGGCTCGGCCTCACCGACGTGGAGGTGGAGACCATCGAGCATGACTATGTCCGCGAAGGGCTGAACGAGATGGTTTACCAGGCTCTGGGGCGCTGGAAGATGAAAGAGGGCTATGTGGGATGTACAATGGGCAAGCTATGCCGGGCTCTCCAGGGTGTGGTCAAAGCAGAACTTCTTCACAAACTTCTGGAGATCTGCCGGTCTCCCCAGTCTCCTTAA
- the LOC111845917 gene encoding dual specificity protein phosphatase 22-B-like isoform X1 has translation MPGIRNSWQSTISHIFCPSTTAPPRCCRSVKTGVEDPNAGDASPRQSLLEMTYLCIPASDLPSQDLTQHFKDSIAFIHESRLKREGCLVHCLAGVSRSVTLVVAYIMTVTGLGWQDTLSAVRVARPCAGPNAGFLRQLEDFESSQLADYRAWLKGKYKESPFNDMEEVQILLSEKLKANGADVAQPGLRTT, from the exons ATGCCCGGGATAAGGAACAGCTGGCAAAGTACAATATCACACATATTCTGTCCATCCACGACAGCGCCGCCCCGCTGCTGCAG ATCTGTTAAGACTGGCGTTGAGGACCCGAACGCAGGCGATGCATCGCCGAGACAGTCCCTGCTT GAGATGACCTACCTATGCATTCCTGCCTCAGACCTACCAAGCCAAGATCT gacacagcattttaaGGATAGCATCGCATTCATTCATGAGTCCCGCCTGAAGAGAGAGGGATGTCTAGTCCACTG CCTGGCAGGCGTGTCCCGCAGTGTCACCCTGGTGGTGGCCTACATCATGACCGTCACCGGGCTGGGATGGCAGGACACCCTCAGCGCCGTGCGGGTCGCTCGCCCCTGCGCCGGCCCCAACGCCGGCTTCCTGCGGCAGCTGGAGGATTTCGAgagcagccagctggccgaC TACAGGGCGTGGCTAAAGGGGAAGTACAAGGAGAGCCCGTTTAACGACATGGAGGAGGTCCAGATCCTGCTGTCCGAGAAACTCAAGGCCAATGGAGCCGATGTGGCCCAGCCAGGGCTCCGCACCACCTga
- the LOC111845917 gene encoding dual specificity protein phosphatase 22-B-like isoform X3 yields the protein MPGIRNSWQSTISHIFCPSTTAPPRCCRSVKTGVEDPNAGDASPRQSLLEMTYLCIPASDLPSQDLTQHFKDSIAFIHESRLKREGCLVHCLAGVSRSVTLVVAYIMTVTGLGWQDTLSAVRVARPCAGPNAGFLRQLEDFESSQLADGVAKGEVQGEPV from the exons ATGCCCGGGATAAGGAACAGCTGGCAAAGTACAATATCACACATATTCTGTCCATCCACGACAGCGCCGCCCCGCTGCTGCAG ATCTGTTAAGACTGGCGTTGAGGACCCGAACGCAGGCGATGCATCGCCGAGACAGTCCCTGCTT GAGATGACCTACCTATGCATTCCTGCCTCAGACCTACCAAGCCAAGATCT gacacagcattttaaGGATAGCATCGCATTCATTCATGAGTCCCGCCTGAAGAGAGAGGGATGTCTAGTCCACTG CCTGGCAGGCGTGTCCCGCAGTGTCACCCTGGTGGTGGCCTACATCATGACCGTCACCGGGCTGGGATGGCAGGACACCCTCAGCGCCGTGCGGGTCGCTCGCCCCTGCGCCGGCCCCAACGCCGGCTTCCTGCGGCAGCTGGAGGATTTCGAgagcagccagctggccgaC GGCGTGGCTAAAGGGGAAGTACAAGGAGAGCCCGTTTAA
- the LOC111845917 gene encoding dual specificity protein phosphatase 22-B-like isoform X2 has protein sequence MGNGINKVLPDLYLGNFKDARDKEQLAKYNITHILSIHDSAAPLLQEMTYLCIPASDLPSQDLTQHFKDSIAFIHESRLKREGCLVHCLAGVSRSVTLVVAYIMTVTGLGWQDTLSAVRVARPCAGPNAGFLRQLEDFESSQLADYRAWLKGKYKESPFNDMEEVQILLSEKLKANGADVAQPGLRTT, from the exons ATGGGAAACGGGATTAATAAG GTGCTGCCTGACCTGTACCTGGGAAATTTTAAAG ATGCCCGGGATAAGGAACAGCTGGCAAAGTACAATATCACACATATTCTGTCCATCCACGACAGCGCCGCCCCGCTGCTGCAG GAGATGACCTACCTATGCATTCCTGCCTCAGACCTACCAAGCCAAGATCT gacacagcattttaaGGATAGCATCGCATTCATTCATGAGTCCCGCCTGAAGAGAGAGGGATGTCTAGTCCACTG CCTGGCAGGCGTGTCCCGCAGTGTCACCCTGGTGGTGGCCTACATCATGACCGTCACCGGGCTGGGATGGCAGGACACCCTCAGCGCCGTGCGGGTCGCTCGCCCCTGCGCCGGCCCCAACGCCGGCTTCCTGCGGCAGCTGGAGGATTTCGAgagcagccagctggccgaC TACAGGGCGTGGCTAAAGGGGAAGTACAAGGAGAGCCCGTTTAACGACATGGAGGAGGTCCAGATCCTGCTGTCCGAGAAACTCAAGGCCAATGGAGCCGATGTGGCCCAGCCAGGGCTCCGCACCACCTga